A DNA window from Hordeum vulgare subsp. vulgare chromosome 1H, MorexV3_pseudomolecules_assembly, whole genome shotgun sequence contains the following coding sequences:
- the LOC123451668 gene encoding polygalacturonase At1g48100-like, translated as MQAAGTKMSKGLAVVLLVVLLALSSAVGFCEARSGRHWRQNRGPSVSMFRRKGKGKNGGGSPTHSHRQYGKGHQSPAMPAPPSPGGGNGYASPSPPPPSLPPQAPSVTPSPPPPLPPTLPPPEQPSQGAVFSVVNFGARGDGVTDDTQAFEAAWAAACKVEASTVLVPPELEFVVGPISFSGPNCKPNIIFQLDGTISAQTGARAWGSGLLQWLEFTKLNGISIQGSGVINGQGKEWWTYSDSNDDDDDMDSYTDQELEKMPQIKPTALRFYGSTNVRVTGISIVNSPQCHLKFDSCQGVMVHNLTISSPETSPNTDGIHLQNSKDVNIHHTDLACGDDCISIQTGCSDVNIHNVNCGPGHGISIGGLGRYNTKACVSNITVRDVNMFKTMTGVRIKTWQGGSGLVQGIRFSNIHMSEVQTPIMIDQFYCDKTACTNQTSAVAVSDVQYENIRGTFTIKPAHFACSDSSPCSEITLTGIQLRPLIVPQYHMCSSPFCWQAFGELYTPTIPPISCLQLGKPAGNRVLSDHDQC; from the exons ATGCAAGCTGCAGGCACAAAGATGAGCAAAGGCCTCGCCGTGGTGCTGCTCGTCGTCTTGCTCGCTCTGAGCTCTGCCGTCGGCTTCTGCGAAGCGAGGAGCGGCAGGCACTGGAGGCAGAACAGGGGACCCTCAGTCAGCATGTTCAGAAggaaaggaaaaggaaagaaCGGCGGCGGTTCCCCTACCCACAGCCACAGGCAATACGGCAAAGGGCACCAGAGTCCTGCAATGCCGGCACCACCGAGTCCAGGTGGCGGGAATGGCTATGCGTCACCGTCTCCACCACCGCCATCGCTGCCGCCACAAGCACCGTCTGTGACGCCTTCGCCACCCCCACCTCTGCCCCCAACTTTGCCGCCACCTGAGCAGCCATCGCAGGGCGCGGTGTTCAGCGTGGTTAACTTTGGAGCTCGGGGAGACGGAGTTACGGATGATACTCAG GCTTTTGAAGCAGCATGGGCAGCAGCGTGCAAGGTGGAGGCATCGACGGTTCTTGTACCACCTGAACTCGAGTTCGTTGTTGGCCCAATCTCATTTTCTGGGCCTAACTGTAAGCCTAACATTATATTCCAG CTGGATGGAACCATTTCAGCTCAAACTGGCGCGAGAGCGTGGGGCTCCGGTTTGCTTCAATGGCTTGAGTTCACCAAACTAAATGGGATATCAATTCAAGGCAGTGGTGTCATAAATGGTCAGGGAAAAGAATGGTGGACCTATTCAGATTcaaatgacgatgatgatgatatggactcA TACACTGATCAGGAGCTGGAGAAGATGCCACAGATCAAACCTACG GCACTGAGGTTTTATGGCAGTACCAATGTCAGAGTAACTGGTATCAGCATCGTCAACAGCCCGCAGTGCCATCTCAAGTTCGATAGCTGTCAGGGAGTCATGGTTCATAACCTGACCATCTCTTCCCCTGAGACAAGCCCCAACACGGACGGAATTCACCTGCAAAACTCCAAAGATGTCAACATTCATCACACTGACCTTGCTTGCG GTGATGACTGCATCTCCATCCAGACAGGCTGCAGCGATGTAAACATACATAATGTGAACTGTGGACCAGGCCATGGGATCAGTATTGGTGGCCTAGGAAGGTACAACACCAAGGCATGTGTCTCCAACATCACTGTAAGAGATGTCAACATGTTCAAAACAATGACTGGTGTCAGAATCAAGACTTGGCAG GGTGGCTCAGGGCTGGTCCAGGGCATAAGGTTCTCCAACATACACATGTCAGAGGTTCAGACACCAATCATGATTGACCAGTTCTACTGCGACAAAACAGCGTGCACGAATCAAACCTCTGCGGTTGCGGTTTCAGACGTGCAGTATGAGAACATCAGGGGTACCTTCACGATCAAGCCCGCCCATTTCGCGTGCAGCGACAGCTCGCCGTGCTCGGAGATCACCCTGACCGGCATACAACTGAGACCCCTGATAGTGCCTCAGTACCACATGTGCAGTAGCCCCTTCTGCTGGCAGGCCTTCGGGGAGCTGTACACTCCCACCATCCCTCCCATTTCTTGCTTGCAGCTCGGCAAGCCGGCCGGGAACCGCGTGCTGTCGGACCACGATCAGTGCTGA